The sequence TCGGCAGGACGACCGCATAGTTCAGGGTCATCTCAAAAATCATGACGATTGCCGTCAGAGCGGCGCCGGTCGCTCCTGCGACAAGGCCGGCCATTCCCGCAAGCGCGAATACCGCCGGATGAATTTCGAGCGCGGGAAGGAAGTGCTGAAGAACGCCTGCATAGGCGGCTCCCAGCGTGGCGCCCATGAAGAGCGATGGAGAAAAAATACCGCCGGAAGCACCCGAGCCGAGGGTGCAGGATGTCGCCACGAGTTTCAACAGCCAAAGCAGCAATAAGAACCAGATACTACGCACAGAGCCGGTGAGCACGTCGATAATCGTCGCGTATCCGACACCTTCGATGTAGTAGTGTCCCGTCAGCCGGAACAGCGTCGTAAACATCACTCCGACGATGAGCATTCCGATGGCGTGGCGGATGTATGGATGCTTCGGAACGAGTTGCTCGAACAGGTCTTCACCGCCGTAAAGCATGCGGATAAAGACCACCGAAGCCGCGGCCGACACCACACCGAGACAGGCGTATGCCGGTAACAGCGCCGCCGTTTCCGGAATATGCAATGGCGGCACGGGAAATGCGGGAGCGCTGCCGAACAGATAGCGGGCCACGTAGGTCGCGGTTGTGGTTGCGAGAGCGACCGGTACCAGTGTCCGGGCGCTGACCTCATGAAGCAGTACTTCGACGGCAAACAGCATCCCGCCGATCGGGGTGTTGAATGTGGCGGCAATGCCGGCGCCGCCTCCCGCCGCAACCAGCGTCGCTCTCTGCCAACGCGACACCCGGATCATTCGGCCGCTGAAGGACGCAAACGCGGCTCCGATCTGTATGATCGGGCCTTCCCTGCCGACCGATCCTCCCGTTCCGATCGAGATCGCGGATGCCAACGCTTTGATCGCGGCCACCACGGGACGGATCACGCTGTTTTTGTAATAGATGGCATCCATGACCTCCGGAACGCCGTGCCCGCTGGCTTCAGGCGCAAAAGTCAGGACGAGAAATATAACGCATATACTGCCGGCGATCGGGACAAATGCCACCGCCGGACCCCAGGGGCCGGCCGGTGTATGGCGATTGGTGTCGTATACAGTCGAAAGCCGGCCAAGGAACGCCAGGTTGTGGCACAACGCAATCAGAATGCGAAATCCGAATGCGCCCAGACCGGCGACGAAGCCCAGCACCACCGCGAGAGCGCCAAAGACCGGCGGCGAAAGAGACCGGTGCGTCTCGTCCACGATCTGCCTGTTGAGGGCCGCGGCCGGGGGGCGAACTTCCGGCGGCATTAGTGAGCCGCATGGATGACTCTGACGATCTCGACCGAGCAAGCCGCATGATGGACCACCGCGTCGGAGACGCTGCCGGTAAGCAATCGCTTCAATCCACTCCGGCCATGCGACCCGAGTACGATCAGATCTGCGCCCCATGCCTGGGCTTCATCGAGAATCTCGCCTCTGGCATCACCCTCATGAACGGTCCACTCTGTGCTGAACCCGGCCGCCTCGAGCCTGGCTGCCGCGCTCGTGAGCAGTTGCCGGGCCTCTTCATACTGCTCGTGTCTCGCCGTTTCGTAGTCGGGATACTCTTTACTGCCCTTGGCCTGGGCGCGCCGGGTGGGAAACGGATCGGCAACATGCAGAAGGCGGAGCGTTGTGTCTGCCGGCCGCATCTCGGCGCTCAACATCTGTATGATGGCATCTGAGTAGGGAGAATCATCGACGGCAACCAGAACTTTAAGCATCTGATTTGGCCTCCACTCCCGAATATCCGGAGCCGTCGTGAACCGGAGCCCGGCTTCAGTCCGGACATCGCCGATGTCTGTTCGATAGAAAACAGAAGTGCACGTCACATTCCCGAATACGCTGGCAGTAATAAATCCGGCAAAAAAGGCGGGACGGCGGGCGCTCTCGGATATCCTGCGTTCGGTGATGCCGAACGCAGGATTACGTTCGGCTACAACCCCTTAAAATGTCGACGATTTCGCATGGCGGTTCTTTACAGGCGATTGCAGTTCCTGGGCCTTCTTTAATTCTGTTTCGACGACAGGCATGAGGTTGTTTGCATAGTCGCGCACATCCGGATCGGCAGGCGAGCTTGCTTCACCCTTGAGCATACCGGCCAGTTGTCCTTCATCCTGTACCGTCAGTTTCAGGAATTCCTTGTCAAGAGTACGGCGCGAACTCCGCTTGAGCTGCGTTACGTCTTTTGAGTCCTCCGCGGGCGCAGCCGGTTGCTTCAGCTTGTATTTTTGAGCGAGTTGGGACAGTTTTTGCAGGGATTCGATATCGTCTTTGATCACCATATCGGCGTACGTCTTTATATTCTTATTGGCCGACTTATTGCGCGCAATCACGGCGAGATCTCGCTCATTGGCCGCTTCCTGTTGCGCCTGAAACAGAAAATTCTGGCCGGCCGCGCTGAGTACGGGGTCGGGAACAGAAGCCTGTATCGGTTGATTATGGGCGCAACCGGCAAGGACCAATATGGCGCCTGCGACGGCTGCATTGATCATTAACGGACGACCGCTTTTCATGCTTCCTCCTAACAAATTGAAATTGTTTCCGGTGAACCTAACGAGGAAAGAAGTCGCGGAGCCGAAAGTGAATGCGCTTGGAGGGCTTTGGCCCCGCGAACCGAGTTCATAGAAGCCTCAACAAAACACGTGATAGCTTCAGTTATCGTAGCACGATATCCATAGGCTGCAATAGCAGATGCAGGCAGCGCTCAGGCAGCGCGTTTTTCATGGTGTGACCGGAGCGGCAACTCGACGACAAAGGTGGCGCCTTTACCCTCTCCTGCACTATCTGCACACACGCTTCCCCCGTGTTTTTCCACCAGTTCGCGAACGATCGCAAGGCCGAGACCCGCACCAGGCGCGTCTGAAACGCCGCGCTTGAACGGCACGAAGATGTGGGGAAGCAGGTTATGAGGAATTCCGATGCCGCTATCGCTAATTGTGATGCGAAACGACGCCGCTGACGTTTGACACGTCACATGTATGCTTCCTCGCGGTGGAGTGAATTTCACGGCATTTTGAAGCAGGTTGGTAAAGATCTGGGTCAGCCACGTGGGGTTCGCCGTAAGGATTCGGGGCTCGCAGTCGAACAGGTCTATTCGGAGTTTCTTCGATTCCGCGGCCAGTCGAATGGTCTCAACTGCATCATAAATAATGGCGGACAAATTGCAGGTTTTGAAATCCGCTTCGGCTTGCCTGGATTTGACCCTATACAGTTCCAGCAATCCTTCCATCAGCTCAAGCTGCTTCTGCGCGTTGCGTTCGATGACAGTGAAAGCGTGATCGATCTCCGATTCCTTTTTCAACTGCCCGCTTTTTCTGATCGCTGTCCAACCAAGGATTGCAGTAAGCGGAACCCGTATATCGTGCGCCAGTGTTGCGACCATCTGTTCGAGGACATCATTGGTGTTTTCCAGCTCTTGAAACATAGTGTTTCGCTCGTCCTCAGCTGTCTTTTGCCGGGTCAAATCGCGGAGAATCTTGACGTATCCTTTAAGGCCGCCGTCATGGTCGCGTAACACCGTCAGAATTCCGTAGCCCCAAAAGCGCGATCCGTCCTTTCGCAAGTGCCATCGCTCGTCCCGGGTTTCCCCATTTTGTTCTGCGCTCGAAAGCTCTTCCTCAAAGGCGTTACGCTCATCCGGAGGAAATATCATTCTGAGGCTTCGTCCGTGGTCTGCCGCATCGAGTCCGATAATCCGTTTTGCTCCAGAGTTGAAATCTAAAATGATCCCATCGGGGGCGGTAACTAATATGGCGTAGTCCGTGACATTGTCCATCAAGAGCCGAAATCGGGAATTCGACAATTCGACTGCGCTTTGCAACCGCTTTTCGCGATACGCCCAGAGCGTCAGGGCACTGGAGGCGGCGAGAAACAAGACCGTCCGGATTACCAGCTCCTCCGGTGGTCCTTTGAATATTGTGCCGCTCAAAACTGCACCAATGGCAATGGCAGCGAAAGCCGCCAGAGGGCCGACATACCAAGCTGATACGAAAACTGCCAACATCAGAAGGACATAATTGGGCGCAGCATGAAATGGAATTGCGGCAGTCGCAAAAATAGCAACAGCAACAGACAGTATAGCCACCGTGTAGGTCTTGATATGAACGGCACCGGGACTCATCTTGTGCGCCAGATACCGGATTCGAAACCGTTGGTTGCGGCTCGATTCAGGATTAAGAGCTGAGCGGACATCAAGCACAACACCCCAGATTTTATCTCTACTTTTAGCCTACACCTTTTACGGAAATTGTGACGCCGCATCAGCGGTTGAATTGTCTGGGAGCAACCGCGTATAGTATGACGAGGTATCGCCTCACGATACCTGCCGTTTGATGAGAGAATTCGTGGGATCCAACGCACGCATACTATTACTGATCGCCTGTCTGTTTTTCGTGCTGGACGTGTTGTCGCCGTTGACACCCACACCGATGGCGCAGATTACGAACTTTGTTGCGATTGCAATTTGCGCGTCCTCCCTTGTTGGCCTGTTCTGGCATTTCCGACTCGCGCTGGGCCGCGACACTCTGACGGCCGTACCTTACTTTCTTCCCTGCCTGAATCCCGCCGTATCGATTTGCATACTTCTGTGTTAGCTCGCATCTCCGAAAGCGGGTCTTCCGTGGAACGAAGGAGATGTGCGTTGAAAGTAATTCCCGAAACTGTCAGACAATTTCTAGTTAAACATATTCATTCTGTTGATGCCCTCGAAATCCTGCTCCTGCTTCGCCAACAACCCGATAAAGAGTGGGGCCCACTGGCACTGAGCAGAGAACTGCGGACCGAGCGAACGAGCGCCCTGGCTCGCCTGCAAATGTTGTCAGCCGCCGGAATGCTGTCGTCACGTTATGCAGGGAGCGAACAGACATTCCGATATCAGCCATCGACGCCTGCACTCGAGCGAACGATAAACGAGTTGGCAAAGTGGTATTCCTCACACCGGGTTGCGGTGATTGCGCTGATCTATTCAGACGCCGCGGAAAAGCTTTTCACCGGTTCAGACGGGTCGGCCAGATAGAAACGAATCGAATTCCATCGCTGAGGAATGCAGACCAGGCTAGCTCGAGTGGCTCAAACTGAAGATGAGGATGGTGAGCACGATCAGGCTGACAGCGACGTATAGATTGTCGCGTTCAAAATAGAACCCCACAGCGGCCAGCGCCACGCGGGCAACCGGTGTGGCAATCAGCACGAGCAGTCCGAACTGGATCAATGCCTCGCTGTTGAGATGGAAGGCGGAACGGACAATCCCGCCAATCGTTCGCAGATCGGCGCTCTCTGAGGTGAATTTTGCGTAACGCGGCTGCTCCGCATGGTGCTGGACCAGATAGAGCGCGCCCGCCGCGCTGACGATGACTGCAGCCGCGAGGACGCCTGTGCGGAGGACGGTCCCGATCATCGATTGAAGTTGCCGGTCCGTCATTGCCGTTCAGATCCTTCCGGTTATTCCGTTAAAAATCATCTCCGCCGCCAGCACGAAGATCACTGCCGCGAATACTTTCCTCAAGGCGGGAACGCTTGCGCGAACAAGGATTTTGGTGCCGAGCAATGCGCCGCAAAGCACGCCAAGCATAACCGGCATCGCAAGGCCCGGATCGATGTAACCGCGGCTGAGGTAAACGCCCGCGCTCGCCGCGGCGGTGACGCCGATCATGAAATTGCTCGTCGTGGTCGAGACCTTGAAGGGAATCCGCATCGCCCGATCCATCGCGATCACTTTTACGGCGCCTGAACCGATCCCCAGCAGTCCCGACAATGCACCTGCCCCGATCATCAAACCGAACCCGGCTGGAACATTTCGCACGCCGTACGGAATAGGCCCATCGGGCCCGGGATACGTACCGTGCAGCTTGAATCTCCTGGCCAGCGCGTCTTCGGCTGCAGACTCGCCGCCGGAACGCCTGAAATCAGATACGGACTGGTATGCCGAATAAAGCAGAGTGACGCCGAAGACGATTGCAATGGTCCCGGTCGTTACGTAGGTTGCAAGGAAAGCTCCAAATAGAGCCCCGATCGTTGTTGCGATTTCCAGCAGCATTCCGATTCTGATGTTGGAATAACCTTCCCGGACGTATGCAGACGCGGAACCGGAGGATGTGGCGATGACGGACACCAGAGAGGCGCCGATCGCGTACCGGATATCCACTCCGAACGCGAGCGACAGCGCGGGCACGATGACCACACCCCCACCGAGGCCGGTGAGCGCTCCAAGCAATCCTGCGATGAATGCCGTCAACCCAAGAAGTAAAGTGAATTCGAGTGTCGTCACAATCCGGCTGAAAAAACATCTTACCGGAGCGCGATGCAACTTACATACTGGGGCTTTGCACAAAAACGCGATTTCAACATGTCGCGTGAAAATCAGGCTTCGCGCGCCCAGCGGATCAGGGTCGCGAAGTTCGGCGGCTTGCCGTGCATGAGCAGGCCGATCTTGAAGACCTTACCGGCGAACCAGACGGTAACACAGGCAGCGCCGATGCCGATCAAAGCGGTCAGCCAGATCTGCCAGGACGGCGGAGGTGAATCGGAAGCCATGCGCGCGATCATCGCGAAGGTATTCACGGGAGGCACGAAACTGACGGCGACGCTGAACGTGGAGTTGGGTGCGCGGCCGATAATCGGCGCCAGAATATACGGAGCAATCAGCAGGAGCATGATGGGTCCCATCAGCGATTGCGCGTCGGACAGTTGATTCACCGCCGCTCCGATCGACATCATCAACGCGCCGTAGACGAGATAGGTAATCAGGAAGAACACAATCAGATAAAGCACCAGCTTCGGATCCACCGCACTCAACATTGAGAATGTCGACAGCGCATACAAGCCCAGTCCGATATAGACCAGAAGCACCGACAGGCTCACGCCCAGCTGGCCGATCAGCTTGCCGGCCATCAGTTCGATCGGCGACACCGCGCTGAGCAGAATTTCCACCACGCGGCTCGATTTCTCCTCGATCGTCGAGGTCATCAGCGTTTGTCCCCCGATCATCACTCCCATAAACAGCATCAAACCGAGGATGAACGGCAGCGCGCGCATGAACCCGCGCTGGGTTTGCTGCTCGCCGCCTGCGGCGACAAGCACCGAGCGCGGCGGAACAACGAGCATTGCTGCTTCGATCGCAGCCTGATCGACGTTATTTGCGCGCAACCGGACGCGCACCAGCGCATCGCGCAGAGCTTCATAGATCACGCCTTCGGTTTCGTCGTTCAGGCTCGGCGAAACATAGAGATCATAGGCGCCGTATCCCCGGCGCCCGGCGCCGCGAGTGACGGCATCGGGATGAATAACGACTACTGCCAGCCGGCTGGGCGTTGCCGTCTTATCCATCAGCCAGTCTTTCTCTTTCTGGACCGCCGCGTCCGCCGGCCGCTCGAGAATCTCAAGGACAGGCGGCGCAGCGCCTTGCCCGGAAAGCGGATTGGAACCCGGTCCGCCGGAAGCGGCTCCGGATTCGCTCATCCCGCGAATCAAGTTCCGCATGCGCTGACCTTTGATATATGCCGGATCGAGCGTTTTATGGAGTTCCGGCATGACCTGTCCGGTGGGATCGATCACCACGATGCCGCCATGAATCTCCGGCGACGGCGCGTTCAGAATTCTCGGCGCGACCCGGATGAGCAGAAACATGACGGCCGGCATGATCAACAAACCGACGATGAATCCTCTATTTGAAATCGTTGTGACGAATTCCCTGGCCGCCACAAGGCCGATCTTGTTCATAAGCCCACTCCGGCTCCGCTCAATCCGCGCAGGTGCGCGCGGAGTTCGGTCGCATGTTCATCCGATAATCCGTCTCCCGTGACGATGCGAATAAAAAGGTCTTCGAGCCGGACGCGCTCGAATTCAATGCGGGCCGGCGGTATGGCGTTTACGATCTCGCGCATCGCGGACGCGGGATCGGATTTCTCGCCGAGCCGGATCGTGTAACCGCCGTTCGATTCTTTCACCGATTCGACCATCGGCATCGATTCCAGAACGCCGGCCCGCGCCGCGGGATCGAGCGGCTCCAGATAGATCGTGCGTGTATCGAACTGCCGCCGCAGTCCTTCCATGGGTTCGTCCAGCACTTTCCGGCCCTGATGGATCATGACGATGTGCCTGCACATTTCCTCCGCATGCTCCATCACGTGTGTGGAGAAAAGGATCGTCGCACCGCGCTGGTTTTCTTCCGCGATCACTTCCTTCATGAGCCGCACGCTGACAGGGTCGAGGCCGCCGAATGGTTCGTCGAGAATGATCAAGTCGGGTTGATTGATGATCGAGCCGATAAATTGAATTCGCTGAAGCATCCCCTTCGAGAGATCCTCACATTTTTTCTGGCCGACATCGCCGAGGCCGAGATGCGCCATCAATTTCGTTGCCCGTGCCGCCGCGGCAGTTGCGGCAACGCCTTTCAGCTGCGCCAGGAATGTCAGGAACGCGAGCACACGCATCTTCCGGTAAACACCACGCTCTTCAGGAAGGTAGCCGATGCGATCTTTTGCTTCCGTCGCGGAGGCGCGCCCGAGAACCGACAGCGTTCCGGAGTCCGGGAAAAGGATCGACATGATCATGCGAATGGCTGTCGTCTTCCCAGCCCCGCTCGGGCCGATGAATCCATACATCCCGCCCCGCGGCACAACCAGATCGATGTGATCGACAGCCTTGGTTCTGCCGAATATCTTTGTGACAGCTTTCAGCTCGAGCGCAGTTTCCAATGAGGTTTACCTGGATGGCAGTTATACCTTAATTTGTTTGAACCCTGTAGAGTTTTGAGAAACGAACACATCTTCCGACGGCATCCGGATACCCATTCCATACCAGCGACGTGGCACAGGACCGGATCGCATTGGGAATCATACGGCCGCAGATGACGCAGATAGCGCTGATGGAAAGCAGGAGCACAAAGGCAGCAAAGATGCTCCGCTGATCCGGACGCGTTGTGAGGGTCCGGCGTATGAAGCAGGCCGTTACTCTGATCTGTATTTTCGCGTCGATCACCATCGCTGCGATGCTGGTTTCGCATCGTCGTTCCGGCGGCGGGACCGCTCATCTCGATGGACAGCCAGCGGCGCCGACGCGCTTGATCGTACCGGCCGGAACTTATTTGACCTTAAAAGTAGTGGAGGGCATCTTCGAGAGCAGCAAGCCCGGAGACACCATGCAGGCGATGAGCGCGGATCCGGTATATGCCGGGCGTCAACTTGCCATTCCTGAAAACACGCGCGTTGGCGTTCACATCGACTCCTTACAAAGACGCAACAGAGATTCCGAAGACCTGACACTGCGGGTGACGCAGCTGATTTTCAGCGGCCGGACGGTTCCCGTCGAATCCAGCCCCGTTGTCGCGACGATGCGGCCCATGTCGTCTCTCGATCTGATGGTGCGCTCCGCAGGCGGTATGCTCGGCGCCGCAGTAGGCGCGGCCGGCGGCGCCGTCGTCGATAACGATCCGCTCGGCGCCGGAGCGCTCGAAGGTCTCGCGACCGGCACCGGTTCCAGGGAAACCGGGACCGACCACATTCGTTTTCAGATTGCCAGTGCCATCGACTTGACGGGAGTACGTTGGTGATTGCTCCATCTGCGTAATCCGCGTAATCTGCGGCCATGTATTTTCGTCAGTTCTATCTGGGCTGTCTTGCACACGCTTCGTATCTCATCGGGTCCGGCGCTGAAGCCGCCGTGGTCGATCCGCAGCGCGACGTCGACATCTATATAGAGGACGCGAAGGCGCAGGGCCTCCAGATCAAACACGTCATCGAGACGCATCTTCATGCGGATTTCGTTTCCGGACACCACGAGCTTGCCGCGCGGACCGGAGCACAGATTTATTTCGGCTCGGCGGCAGCGCCGAAGTTTGATTGCGTTCCCGTACACGAAGGAGACGAGATCGTGATGGGCGATGTGATCCTCCGGTTTCTTGAAACGCCGGGACACACTCCGGAGTCCATCAGCGTGCTCATTTTCGACCGCGAAAAATCCGGCACGGTGCCATACGGCGTGCTCACCGGCGACACGCTGTTTATCGGCGATGTCGGGCGTCCGGATCTGCTGGGCTCCCGCATGGCCGCGCCCGACCTGGCAGGCATGCTTCATGACTCGCTTCATCGCAAGCTGATGCTCTTGCCGGATGAAACCAGAGTCTTCCCGGCGCACGGCGCAGGCTCGATGTGCGGCCGCCACATTTCCAGCGAAACATCTTCAACGATCGGCGACCAGCGCCGGTTCAACTATGCGTTGCAGCCCATGACGCGCGACCAGTTCATCCAGATGATGACCACGGACCTGCCCGAAGCGCCGGCATACTTCAGCCGCGACGCCCGGATCAACCTCGAGGGTCCTGCTCTCATCGAAGAGTTACCGGAGCCGCTGGCCCTGGCTCCGGAAGCCGTGCAGAAGATGCAGCGCGGCGGACATCTTATTCTCGACACGCGGCCGTCGTCTCAATATGGGGCAAGCCACATCAGAGGTTCGCTGAACATCGCGCTCGGCGGCCAGTTTGCGTCATGGGCCGGAAGCCTCATCAAACCGGATGTTCCGCTGATCATCATCGCCGAGAACTACGAAGGCGTCCGCGAAGCCCGAACGCGCTTGGCCCGGGTCGGCCTCGAACAGGTTTCCGGATATCTGAAAGATGGCGTGCTGGCCTGGCACGAGGCCGGTTTACCGCTCGATACGGTCGAACAGATTTCGGTCGAAGAGCTCCGGCAAAGAATCGATGAACGCTCCGTGGAGACGGTCATCGACGTCCGGCGGCCTCCGGAGTGGAACAACGGCCACGTTGCAGGAGCTGCGCACATGCCGTTGAGTCATCTGACGGCATCGGCCGCCTCGCTGGATCGAAGTACGAAACTTGCGGTCATGTGTGCCGGCGGCTACCGATCGTCGATCGCGTGCAGTCTGCTCGAACAACTGGGCTTCAGGAATATCGCCAACGTCGGCGGCGGAATCACCGCCTGGACGAATGCCGGACTGCCGGTTGTGGTATGAGGTGTGTACCCGGGTGGTATCGTTAATTAGTGCGGGCTCTTCACCAACATGTTAATATCGAGCCGTTTTTGGGGAAATTTTCGGAAAATAACTGAGGACGGCTGATAGTGGAACGGATTTCACTGACCGCCTTCTTTCCGGCGTACAACGACCAACACACCATCGAAGGTATCGTGCGCACTGCCGCGGCAGAAATGCGCAAGGTGACCAGCGATTTTGAAGTGCTCGTCGTCGACGACGGAAGCAAGGACCAGACCGGCGAAATTCTCGACCGGCTTTCAAAAGAGCTGCCTTTCCTGCGCGTGATCCATCACGCCCGGAATCTGGGCTACGGTGCCGCGCTGATATCCGGCTTCACGAACGCCACAAAAGACGTCATCTTCTATACGGACGGCGACGGCCAGTACGACGTGCGCGAAATGCACAATCTGCTCGCGCACCTGAAGCCCAATATCGATCTGGTCAATGGTTTCAAGGTCAAGCGCGCCGATGCGTGGTATCGCATCTGGATCGGGGCCGCCTACCGCCGCGCGATGCGCCTGGTATTCCGCCTGCAAATCCGCGATGTCGACTGCGATTTCCGCCTGTTCCGCCGGTACATTTTCGATACGATCACCCTGGAATCCAGAAGCGGCGTCATCTGCGTTGAAATGGCCAAGAAATTCGAACGCGCCGGCTTTCGGATGGTCGAAATCCCGGTGAGCCACTATCCCCGGCTGCACGGACGCAG is a genomic window of Terriglobia bacterium containing:
- a CDS encoding universal stress protein; the protein is MLKVLVAVDDSPYSDAIIQMLSAEMRPADTTLRLLHVADPFPTRRAQAKGSKEYPDYETARHEQYEEARQLLTSAAARLEAAGFSTEWTVHEGDARGEILDEAQAWGADLIVLGSHGRSGLKRLLTGSVSDAVVHHAACSVEIVRVIHAAH
- a CDS encoding sulfite exporter TauE/SafE family protein; protein product: MTTLEFTLLLGLTAFIAGLLGALTGLGGGVVIVPALSLAFGVDIRYAIGASLVSVIATSSGSASAYVREGYSNIRIGMLLEIATTIGALFGAFLATYVTTGTIAIVFGVTLLYSAYQSVSDFRRSGGESAAEDALARRFKLHGTYPGPDGPIPYGVRNVPAGFGLMIGAGALSGLLGIGSGAVKVIAMDRAMRIPFKVSTTTSNFMIGVTAAASAGVYLSRGYIDPGLAMPVMLGVLCGALLGTKILVRASVPALRKVFAAVIFVLAAEMIFNGITGRI
- a CDS encoding DUF1634 domain-containing protein produces the protein MTDRQLQSMIGTVLRTGVLAAAVIVSAAGALYLVQHHAEQPRYAKFTSESADLRTIGGIVRSAFHLNSEALIQFGLLVLIATPVARVALAAVGFYFERDNLYVAVSLIVLTILIFSLSHSS
- a CDS encoding ATP-binding cassette domain-containing protein → METALELKAVTKIFGRTKAVDHIDLVVPRGGMYGFIGPSGAGKTTAIRMIMSILFPDSGTLSVLGRASATEAKDRIGYLPEERGVYRKMRVLAFLTFLAQLKGVAATAAAARATKLMAHLGLGDVGQKKCEDLSKGMLQRIQFIGSIINQPDLIILDEPFGGLDPVSVRLMKEVIAEENQRGATILFSTHVMEHAEEMCRHIVMIHQGRKVLDEPMEGLRRQFDTRTIYLEPLDPAARAGVLESMPMVESVKESNGGYTIRLGEKSDPASAMREIVNAIPPARIEFERVRLEDLFIRIVTGDGLSDEHATELRAHLRGLSGAGVGL
- a CDS encoding PAS domain-containing sensor histidine kinase, with product MSGTIFKGPPEELVIRTVLFLAASSALTLWAYREKRLQSAVELSNSRFRLLMDNVTDYAILVTAPDGIILDFNSGAKRIIGLDAADHGRSLRMIFPPDERNAFEEELSSAEQNGETRDERWHLRKDGSRFWGYGILTVLRDHDGGLKGYVKILRDLTRQKTAEDERNTMFQELENTNDVLEQMVATLAHDIRVPLTAILGWTAIRKSGQLKKESEIDHAFTVIERNAQKQLELMEGLLELYRVKSRQAEADFKTCNLSAIIYDAVETIRLAAESKKLRIDLFDCEPRILTANPTWLTQIFTNLLQNAVKFTPPRGSIHVTCQTSAASFRITISDSGIGIPHNLLPHIFVPFKRGVSDAPGAGLGLAIVRELVEKHGGSVCADSAGEGKGATFVVELPLRSHHEKRAA
- a CDS encoding chloride channel protein — encoded protein: MPPEVRPPAAALNRQIVDETHRSLSPPVFGALAVVLGFVAGLGAFGFRILIALCHNLAFLGRLSTVYDTNRHTPAGPWGPAVAFVPIAGSICVIFLVLTFAPEASGHGVPEVMDAIYYKNSVIRPVVAAIKALASAISIGTGGSVGREGPIIQIGAAFASFSGRMIRVSRWQRATLVAAGGGAGIAATFNTPIGGMLFAVEVLLHEVSARTLVPVALATTTATYVARYLFGSAPAFPVPPLHIPETAALLPAYACLGVVSAAASVVFIRMLYGGEDLFEQLVPKHPYIRHAIGMLIVGVMFTTLFRLTGHYYIEGVGYATIIDVLTGSVRSIWFLLLLWLLKLVATSCTLGSGASGGIFSPSLFMGATLGAAYAGVLQHFLPALEIHPAVFALAGMAGLVAGATGAALTAIVMIFEMTLNYAVVLPMTFVVAVSYGLRRLILPESIYTMKLVRRGHVMPYALQANAHLVRHVAGLAISKADVLPAGSAPARMTFDEDGNGAAYFVFVKDDQIAGFISREWALTHTDVLRNARRLDQLVRPDFVTVTAEATLFELLATMQHARASVAIVTARVAKGAGRLAGRLDIKGVIGQAEIARALTEGLELFED
- a CDS encoding DUF4142 domain-containing protein, with product MKSGRPLMINAAVAGAILVLAGCAHNQPIQASVPDPVLSAAGQNFLFQAQQEAANERDLAVIARNKSANKNIKTYADMVIKDDIESLQKLSQLAQKYKLKQPAAPAEDSKDVTQLKRSSRRTLDKEFLKLTVQDEGQLAGMLKGEASSPADPDVRDYANNLMPVVETELKKAQELQSPVKNRHAKSSTF
- a CDS encoding ABC transporter permease, which encodes MNKIGLVAAREFVTTISNRGFIVGLLIMPAVMFLLIRVAPRILNAPSPEIHGGIVVIDPTGQVMPELHKTLDPAYIKGQRMRNLIRGMSESGAASGGPGSNPLSGQGAAPPVLEILERPADAAVQKEKDWLMDKTATPSRLAVVVIHPDAVTRGAGRRGYGAYDLYVSPSLNDETEGVIYEALRDALVRVRLRANNVDQAAIEAAMLVVPPRSVLVAAGGEQQTQRGFMRALPFILGLMLFMGVMIGGQTLMTSTIEEKSSRVVEILLSAVSPIELMAGKLIGQLGVSLSVLLVYIGLGLYALSTFSMLSAVDPKLVLYLIVFFLITYLVYGALMMSIGAAVNQLSDAQSLMGPIMLLLIAPYILAPIIGRAPNSTFSVAVSFVPPVNTFAMIARMASDSPPPSWQIWLTALIGIGAACVTVWFAGKVFKIGLLMHGKPPNFATLIRWAREA
- a CDS encoding rhodanese-like domain-containing protein, producing the protein MYFRQFYLGCLAHASYLIGSGAEAAVVDPQRDVDIYIEDAKAQGLQIKHVIETHLHADFVSGHHELAARTGAQIYFGSAAAPKFDCVPVHEGDEIVMGDVILRFLETPGHTPESISVLIFDREKSGTVPYGVLTGDTLFIGDVGRPDLLGSRMAAPDLAGMLHDSLHRKLMLLPDETRVFPAHGAGSMCGRHISSETSSTIGDQRRFNYALQPMTRDQFIQMMTTDLPEAPAYFSRDARINLEGPALIEELPEPLALAPEAVQKMQRGGHLILDTRPSSQYGASHIRGSLNIALGGQFASWAGSLIKPDVPLIIIAENYEGVREARTRLARVGLEQVSGYLKDGVLAWHEAGLPLDTVEQISVEELRQRIDERSVETVIDVRRPPEWNNGHVAGAAHMPLSHLTASAASLDRSTKLAVMCAGGYRSSIACSLLEQLGFRNIANVGGGITAWTNAGLPVVV
- a CDS encoding glycosyltransferase family 2 protein codes for the protein MERISLTAFFPAYNDQHTIEGIVRTAAAEMRKVTSDFEVLVVDDGSKDQTGEILDRLSKELPFLRVIHHARNLGYGAALISGFTNATKDVIFYTDGDGQYDVREMHNLLAHLKPNIDLVNGFKVKRADAWYRIWIGAAYRRAMRLVFRLQIRDVDCDFRLFRRYIFDTITLESRSGVICVEMAKKFERAGFRMVEIPVSHYPRLHGRSEFFRIRHLAYTFRGLLRVWWNLVISHRLPVRMNIAPKKY